A genomic region of Thermodesulfobacteriota bacterium contains the following coding sequences:
- a CDS encoding nickel-binding protein: MPRFLTVRTVPPLTEEQMITSSKRSMAIGEEIGVKWIKSYHSAKDGKLYCEWEAPSVEAIYEHARLMNSAIDSVSVISDEFDPSMFK, encoded by the coding sequence ACAGTCCCTCCGTTGACTGAAGAACAAATGATCACTTCATCAAAACGGTCGATGGCCATTGGAGAAGAGATAGGGGTAAAGTGGATAAAGAGCTATCATTCAGCGAAGGATGGAAAGCTCTATTGCGAATGGGAAGCACCGAGTGTCGAAGCAATATATGAACACGCAAGACTTATGAATAGTGCGATAGATTCAGTTTCGGTGATTTCAGACGAATTTGATCCAAGCATGTTTAAGTAA